Proteins co-encoded in one Desulfoplanes formicivorans genomic window:
- the rfaE2 gene encoding D-glycero-beta-D-manno-heptose 1-phosphate adenylyltransferase — protein MTYSQKLVSWANISALRSACAGKRLVFTNGCFDLLHLGHVDYLTRARQLGDLLVVGVNSDASVRRLKGEKRPVNQEHDRAGVLGALACVDHVIIFEEDTPYRLIQLVQPDILVKGGDWPVDRIVGRDIVEAKGGKVLSLPVLDGYSTTGTIERICALYASGTGTGSRS, from the coding sequence ATGACGTATAGCCAGAAGCTTGTTTCCTGGGCCAACATTTCAGCCCTTCGTTCGGCCTGTGCCGGGAAGCGGTTGGTCTTTACCAACGGATGTTTTGATCTTTTGCATTTGGGCCACGTGGACTATCTGACCCGTGCCCGGCAACTGGGTGACCTGCTCGTGGTCGGGGTGAACAGCGACGCGTCCGTGCGCCGGCTCAAGGGGGAGAAGCGGCCCGTGAATCAGGAACACGACCGGGCCGGGGTTCTTGGGGCCCTGGCCTGTGTGGATCATGTGATCATTTTTGAAGAGGATACGCCCTACCGGCTGATCCAGCTGGTTCAGCCGGACATTCTGGTCAAGGGAGGGGATTGGCCCGTGGACAGGATCGTGGGCCGGGATATTGTCGAGGCCAAAGGCGGGAAGGTTTTGAGTCTGCCCGTGTTGGACGGGTACTCGACAACAGGGACCATTGAACGGATTTGCGCCCTGTACGCTTCCGGAACCGGCACGGGGTCTCGGTCATGA
- a CDS encoding GspE/PulE family protein, which produces MTAKIWPRHTYSLSFLLPVLGQQGELNREQTSLVVRKAREHGIGRDDPQGLDFLIRLGLTRARAMASGPDRRLDEESILRAVAQDAGLEYKRIDPLEIDLEVSAGLVSESFARRNLLVPLYIQDGVLCVAVHNPFCPELWEDVARVTTLPHRVFLTSREQITRLIEDVFQFRLSVRAAEREIEGQAGLGDQEARVSIAGRLDPTSQHHLVKAVDYLLATALVERASDIHFEPKRDHSLVRFRIDGILHPVHRLPTSVHQAMLNRLKGMSRLDISEKRRPQDGRVQLVLEGTPTDVRVSTIPVAFGEKMVLRLLSGESILKPLDALGMGPEQLGAYQSLIRRTHGLILVTGPTGSGKSTTLYSTLKVMAHSGINVVTIEDPIEMIVEDFNQIGIQDRIGVGFGKMLRHILRQDPDIVMVGEMRDLDTAEEAIQAALTGHLVLSTLHTNDAASTLTRLRDLGVESYLLNASLLGVIAQRLVRTICPHCRVPSHPRQADLDGWGLGELFTPEDTLYRGVGCEYCRNTGYLGREGLFEVVPLDAGLGQGLDAGMDVEGLRRSIRTRGIKSLFQDGMEKVRAGKTTIEEVLRVTGGATSRG; this is translated from the coding sequence ATGACAGCGAAGATCTGGCCCCGTCATACCTACAGCCTGTCCTTTTTGCTGCCTGTGCTTGGCCAGCAGGGCGAATTGAACCGGGAGCAGACCTCCCTGGTGGTGCGCAAGGCCCGGGAACATGGCATTGGCCGTGATGATCCCCAGGGGCTGGATTTCCTCATTCGTCTGGGGCTCACCCGGGCCAGGGCAATGGCTTCCGGTCCGGATCGCCGTCTTGACGAGGAAAGCATCCTGCGTGCCGTGGCCCAGGATGCCGGGCTTGAGTACAAGCGGATCGATCCCCTGGAGATTGATCTCGAAGTGAGCGCCGGTCTGGTTTCCGAAAGTTTTGCCCGCAGGAATCTGCTTGTGCCCCTGTACATCCAGGACGGGGTTTTGTGCGTTGCCGTGCACAACCCCTTTTGTCCCGAGCTGTGGGAGGATGTTGCCCGGGTGACAACCCTGCCGCACCGGGTTTTTCTGACTTCCAGGGAACAGATTACCCGGCTGATCGAGGATGTTTTCCAGTTTCGTCTTTCGGTCAGGGCGGCCGAGCGGGAAATCGAGGGCCAGGCAGGGCTCGGGGATCAGGAAGCCCGGGTGAGCATTGCCGGCCGACTGGACCCGACCTCCCAGCATCATCTGGTCAAGGCGGTGGACTATCTGCTTGCCACGGCCCTGGTGGAACGGGCCAGCGACATCCATTTCGAACCCAAGCGGGATCACAGTCTGGTCCGGTTCAGGATCGACGGTATCCTGCATCCTGTTCACCGTTTGCCCACCAGTGTGCACCAGGCCATGCTCAATCGGCTCAAGGGCATGAGCCGGCTGGATATTTCCGAAAAACGTCGGCCCCAGGATGGCCGGGTCCAGCTCGTGCTCGAGGGCACCCCAACGGATGTCCGGGTTTCGACCATTCCCGTGGCCTTTGGGGAAAAGATGGTTTTGCGCCTGCTTTCAGGCGAGTCCATTCTCAAGCCCCTGGACGCCCTGGGCATGGGGCCTGAGCAGCTTGGGGCCTACCAGTCCCTGATCCGGCGGACCCATGGTCTGATCCTGGTCACCGGACCCACGGGAAGCGGCAAGTCCACGACCCTGTATTCGACCCTGAAGGTCATGGCCCATTCGGGTATCAATGTGGTGACCATTGAAGACCCCATTGAAATGATTGTGGAGGATTTCAATCAGATCGGCATCCAGGATCGCATTGGCGTGGGCTTTGGCAAGATGCTTCGGCACATCCTGCGTCAGGATCCGGACATTGTCATGGTGGGGGAAATGCGGGACCTGGATACGGCTGAAGAGGCCATTCAGGCCGCCCTGACCGGCCATCTGGTCCTTTCAACCCTGCATACCAACGATGCCGCGTCCACCCTGACCCGCCTCAGGGATCTGGGGGTGGAATCCTATTTGCTCAATGCCTCCCTTTTGGGAGTCATTGCCCAGCGTTTGGTGCGGACCATCTGTCCCCACTGCAGGGTTCCCAGCCATCCCCGCCAGGCAGACCTGGACGGATGGGGGCTAGGGGAGCTCTTTACTCCGGAAGATACCCTGTACCGGGGGGTTGGGTGTGAATATTGCCGCAACACCGGCTATCTGGGACGCGAGGGGCTGTTCGAGGTGGTGCCCCTTGATGCCGGATTGGGGCAGGGTCTTGATGCGGGCATGGATGTGGAAGGATTGCGTCGGTCCATCCGTACCAGGGGCATCAAAAGCCTGTTTCAGGACGGCATGGAAAAGGTCAGGGCCGGCAAAACAACCATTGAGGAAGTTCTCCGGGTGACAGGAGGGGCAACGTCCAGGGGATGA
- a CDS encoding FlgO family outer membrane protein, whose amino-acid sequence MRTSILLLFYSAVCLIAWTARPCFALAAPSPCAIMGQDLVRQLQHRADNQGVDLDTLTFVVTTPVNLDDLTRSSPLARFTAENLSMWLVRQGFRIREIRRADAILMAPRQGEMSLTRKPEDLYTTTVSGTLLVTGTYTVLSDRVLFHIRVLKADSNEVLAMTHMTLPRDANTNVLLTRNDKKGRTSLFAPSVTTSLPAY is encoded by the coding sequence ATGCGCACTTCCATATTATTACTCTTTTATTCGGCCGTCTGCCTGATCGCATGGACAGCGCGTCCCTGCTTTGCCCTCGCCGCCCCGTCGCCATGCGCAATCATGGGACAGGACCTTGTGCGGCAACTCCAACACAGAGCCGACAACCAGGGTGTGGACCTTGACACCCTGACCTTTGTTGTCACCACCCCGGTCAATCTGGATGATCTGACCCGCAGCTCCCCCCTGGCACGGTTTACCGCGGAAAATCTGAGCATGTGGCTTGTGAGGCAGGGATTCAGGATCAGGGAGATCCGCCGGGCTGACGCCATCCTTATGGCACCAAGGCAGGGAGAAATGAGCCTGACCCGCAAACCGGAAGACCTGTACACCACAACGGTCAGCGGAACGCTTCTGGTCACGGGAACCTACACGGTCTTGAGCGACCGGGTGCTTTTTCACATCCGGGTGCTCAAAGCCGATTCCAACGAGGTCCTGGCCATGACGCACATGACCCTGCCACGAGATGCCAACACCAATGTTCTTCTGACTCGAAACGACAAAAAGGGGCGAACATCCCTGTTCGCCCCCAGTGTCACCACATCCCTGCCTGCCTATTGA
- a CDS encoding FliI/YscN family ATPase, whose translation MHLLSDLSPAQSYGKVNKVVGLVAEGQGIKAPLGSICQLLPEYGHNAEGIPAEVVGFRDGSVLFMPYDDMRGIKPGSLIRNAPSPPVFPVGNRYLGHALDAFGHPLDKREHITPARFNPLYTAAPNPLERPRITEPLDVGVRAINSLLTLGKGQRVGIMAGSGVGKSTLMGMIARYTEADVNVIALIGERGREVREFIEKDLGPEGMARSVLVIATSDQGPLVRMRAAYAATAMAEFFRDQGKDVILMMDSVTRFAMAAREVGLAAGEPPTTRGYTPTVFSHLPKLLERAGKNQNGSITGIYTVLVEGDDFNEPIADAVRSILDGHIVLTRELADQGHYPCIDVLKSVSRLRSDVSPQDIIAAGQGLIRHLATYNKVEDMVNIGAYAKGSNPNIDTALTMIDPIRSFLQQPIAEKATLQQSFQALKQLIATQST comes from the coding sequence ATGCATCTCCTGTCGGACCTTTCCCCTGCCCAGTCATACGGCAAGGTGAACAAGGTTGTGGGGCTTGTTGCCGAAGGCCAGGGTATCAAGGCACCCCTTGGCTCCATCTGCCAACTGCTCCCGGAATACGGGCACAACGCCGAGGGTATACCTGCCGAAGTTGTGGGCTTCAGGGACGGATCGGTCCTGTTCATGCCCTATGATGACATGCGCGGCATCAAACCCGGAAGTTTGATCCGCAACGCCCCCTCTCCCCCGGTCTTTCCCGTGGGCAACCGGTATCTCGGCCATGCCCTGGACGCCTTTGGCCATCCTCTGGACAAGAGGGAACACATTACTCCGGCACGATTCAATCCTCTGTACACCGCAGCACCCAATCCCCTTGAACGACCCAGGATCACAGAACCCCTGGATGTGGGCGTCCGGGCCATCAATTCCCTGCTCACCCTTGGCAAAGGCCAGCGAGTGGGCATCATGGCCGGGTCGGGTGTGGGCAAGAGCACCCTCATGGGCATGATCGCCCGATACACTGAAGCCGACGTCAATGTCATCGCCCTCATTGGTGAACGCGGTCGGGAAGTCCGCGAATTCATTGAAAAGGATCTGGGACCTGAAGGCATGGCCAGATCGGTTCTGGTCATTGCCACCTCGGATCAAGGTCCCCTGGTGCGCATGCGGGCGGCCTACGCGGCAACCGCCATGGCCGAATTCTTTCGGGACCAGGGTAAAGACGTCATCCTGATGATGGACTCGGTGACCCGCTTTGCCATGGCCGCCCGGGAAGTGGGCCTGGCTGCGGGCGAACCGCCGACCACCCGGGGATACACGCCAACCGTATTTTCTCACCTGCCCAAGCTTTTGGAAAGAGCAGGCAAGAATCAAAACGGCAGCATAACTGGTATTTATACGGTCCTAGTCGAGGGGGACGACTTCAACGAGCCCATTGCCGATGCCGTGCGGTCCATCCTGGACGGACACATTGTCCTTACCCGAGAATTGGCCGACCAGGGCCACTACCCCTGTATCGACGTGCTCAAGAGCGTCAGCCGCCTGCGTTCCGACGTTTCGCCCCAGGACATCATTGCGGCCGGTCAGGGACTCATCCGCCATCTGGCCACATACAACAAGGTCGAGGACATGGTGAACATCGGGGCCTACGCCAAAGGCAGCAATCCGAATATTGACACGGCCCTGACCATGATCGATCCTATCCGATCTTTTCTCCAGCAGCCCATAGCCGAGAAGGCGACACTCCAGCAGAGTTTTCAAGCCCTCAAGCAACTCATCGCCACCCAATCCACCTGA
- a CDS encoding FliH/SctL family protein has protein sequence MSSTPKPFRTGRIVMGLNAQGNDPLAPLHDSARFTQEMEEEYTLRVKSRARAAAKDIIAKAMAEAEAIKQQAHEQGYEQGMATAHEELASHSRKLSDKFNGFLHELHAYKDTVRAEYCRDMSLLLKTALEKIVSMEIATDRVPILDHLLNEALTLIDNRERITLFCAPEDESLLNDLVAQSVATFPDLQQWIVKASPEIRQGGLKIESSNGMVDNTIDARFALVREIVDQISLEDEQ, from the coding sequence TTGTCTAGCACCCCCAAACCATTTCGGACCGGACGCATTGTTATGGGACTCAATGCCCAAGGCAATGATCCCTTAGCGCCTCTCCATGATTCGGCCAGGTTCACCCAGGAGATGGAAGAGGAATACACCCTGCGCGTCAAGAGCAGGGCAAGGGCCGCTGCCAAAGACATCATTGCCAAGGCCATGGCCGAAGCCGAGGCCATCAAGCAACAGGCCCACGAGCAGGGATATGAACAGGGTATGGCCACGGCCCACGAAGAACTGGCAAGCCATAGCCGGAAACTTTCCGACAAGTTCAATGGATTCCTGCACGAACTACACGCCTACAAGGATACGGTTCGCGCCGAATATTGCCGGGACATGTCGTTACTTCTCAAGACGGCCCTGGAAAAAATCGTAAGTATGGAGATAGCCACTGACCGGGTCCCTATTCTCGACCATCTCCTGAATGAAGCCCTGACCCTTATCGACAATCGGGAACGCATCACCCTTTTTTGTGCACCCGAAGACGAGTCACTGCTGAACGATCTTGTAGCCCAGTCCGTCGCTACATTTCCCGACCTGCAACAATGGATCGTCAAGGCCTCGCCAGAAATCCGACAAGGCGGCCTGAAAATCGAAAGCAGCAACGGCATGGTCGACAACACTATTGATGCCCGCTTTGCCCTGGTCAGGGAAATCGTCGATCAGATCTCCCTGGAGGACGAACAGTGA
- the fliG gene encoding flagellar motor switch protein FliG, whose translation MANPENAAALNGPQKAAIVLLALGKNLAATIFKQLERDEITAISKAMVEMDTISKEMAQEVLKEFNETMLIQKDMLIAGPSQVKKLLTENLDPDTAKYVLDSLDLNLGRTPFKELNNVSPKILSQILRNEHPQTMALIAGHLPPDNAAELLQHLSPGARAEVMMRLAKLEAVPEDMLLEVDRVLQNQLIAIGGKEGKHVGGVQAVAEILNAIDHSTEEEILTEIEEDSASLADEIRQLMFVFEDATSLDNRAIREVLKEISNEELGLAMKTASDELKTKFFSNMSERAATMIQEDLEIMGPVKLSEVESAQQSIVKTIRRLEAEGRIAIPGKGGGEVLV comes from the coding sequence GTGGCAAATCCGGAGAATGCTGCAGCTTTAAACGGCCCCCAAAAAGCAGCCATCGTGCTTTTAGCCCTGGGCAAAAATCTCGCGGCGACGATCTTCAAGCAACTTGAACGGGATGAAATCACGGCCATATCCAAGGCCATGGTGGAAATGGATACCATTTCCAAGGAAATGGCCCAGGAAGTCCTCAAAGAATTCAACGAAACCATGCTCATCCAGAAGGACATGCTCATTGCCGGTCCTTCCCAGGTCAAAAAACTGCTTACGGAAAATCTTGATCCCGACACGGCCAAATATGTACTGGACTCCCTGGACCTGAATCTGGGCAGGACACCCTTCAAGGAGTTGAACAATGTCAGCCCCAAGATTCTTTCCCAGATCCTGCGCAACGAACATCCCCAGACAATGGCCCTCATCGCAGGGCATCTGCCCCCGGACAATGCGGCCGAGCTTCTCCAGCACCTGTCCCCTGGTGCCAGGGCCGAAGTCATGATGCGCCTGGCCAAACTCGAAGCGGTTCCCGAGGACATGCTCCTGGAAGTGGACAGGGTTCTGCAAAATCAGCTTATTGCCATTGGTGGCAAGGAAGGCAAACACGTGGGTGGAGTCCAGGCAGTGGCCGAAATTCTCAATGCCATCGACCATAGTACTGAAGAGGAAATCCTCACGGAAATCGAAGAAGATTCGGCCTCCCTGGCAGATGAGATCAGACAGCTCATGTTTGTTTTCGAAGACGCCACCAGCTTGGACAACAGGGCCATCCGCGAAGTACTCAAAGAAATCAGTAACGAGGAACTGGGCCTGGCCATGAAGACCGCTTCGGACGAGCTCAAGACTAAATTTTTCAGCAACATGTCCGAACGGGCCGCCACCATGATCCAGGAAGACCTGGAAATCATGGGCCCGGTCAAACTCTCTGAAGTGGAATCGGCCCAGCAGAGCATTGTCAAGACCATCAGACGGCTCGAGGCCGAAGGTCGAATTGCCATCCCTGGCAAGGGAGGAGGCGAGGTCCTTGTCTAG
- the fliF gene encoding flagellar basal-body MS-ring/collar protein FliF codes for MHPLAQKTVSKITSFWSTSSMAQRILVTGLCVSVIVVFLLMLFWLNQTSYKVLYTNLYQEDASRVVAFLEKEHVKYKLENNGSTILVPENRVYNLRLALAGAGTLHGQGVGFELFDTTQIGQTDFIQHINYQRALQGELARTIAEYPDIISARVHLVIPDKSLFIEDQAPTSASVVLKMKPSTTLSRQEIQSIVNLVTTGVEGMTDEHITISTTKGQVLYQPKAEEGIGLTSTQFEYQQNLQRNLEQRIEQMLAPIVGQDRVIARVAADLDFSQTNTREEIYDPDSSVIRSEQRSEEESSGNSMIEQGVPEAEYQAAPNKATGTSQSTSRTTSTINYEINKVDKHTVSPLGKIDRLSVAVIVDGTYERNEQGEYVYQPLSAAQMDRIRSLVEKAVGFDATRADSIEVSNISFGKPEIEPVPTISDTVSTYFKLIGKPLLNALLVLLFLLLIVRPVILTIIKPKVSGEDMAVTEELPQGEGRMALAEGLDDEVMQDIEDQTKISDARAYAAQLVDQNMEQAVQVIKKWVTKGG; via the coding sequence ATGCATCCCCTTGCGCAAAAAACAGTATCAAAGATCACATCCTTCTGGTCCACAAGCTCCATGGCCCAACGGATTCTTGTCACCGGCCTGTGTGTCAGCGTCATCGTCGTTTTCCTGCTGATGCTTTTCTGGCTTAACCAGACGTCCTACAAGGTTCTTTATACCAATCTCTACCAGGAAGATGCCTCCCGGGTGGTGGCCTTTCTGGAAAAAGAACACGTCAAATACAAGCTGGAAAACAACGGATCAACCATCCTGGTCCCAGAAAACAGGGTCTACAATCTCCGTCTGGCTCTTGCCGGAGCCGGTACCCTACACGGCCAGGGTGTGGGCTTTGAACTTTTCGACACAACCCAGATCGGACAGACCGACTTTATCCAGCACATCAACTACCAGCGCGCCCTGCAGGGAGAACTGGCACGGACCATTGCCGAATATCCGGATATCATCTCGGCCAGGGTGCACTTGGTCATTCCGGACAAAAGCCTGTTCATCGAAGATCAGGCCCCCACATCCGCATCCGTAGTTCTGAAAATGAAGCCCTCAACCACCCTTTCCAGGCAGGAAATACAAAGCATTGTCAATCTGGTGACAACCGGCGTGGAGGGCATGACAGACGAACATATTACCATATCCACCACCAAGGGACAGGTCCTTTACCAGCCCAAGGCTGAAGAAGGCATCGGCCTGACCAGCACGCAATTCGAGTACCAGCAGAACCTGCAACGCAATCTGGAACAGCGCATCGAACAAATGCTCGCGCCCATCGTGGGGCAGGACAGAGTCATTGCCCGGGTGGCTGCGGATCTTGACTTCAGCCAGACAAATACCCGGGAAGAAATCTATGACCCCGACAGTTCCGTGATACGCAGCGAACAGCGCAGCGAGGAAGAGAGTTCGGGCAATTCCATGATCGAACAAGGGGTTCCTGAAGCCGAATACCAGGCCGCCCCCAACAAGGCCACAGGCACTTCACAATCCACATCAAGGACCACCTCGACCATCAACTATGAAATCAACAAGGTGGACAAGCACACGGTGTCCCCGCTAGGAAAGATCGACCGGTTGAGCGTGGCTGTCATTGTAGATGGAACCTACGAACGCAATGAGCAGGGAGAATACGTTTATCAGCCCCTGTCGGCGGCACAAATGGACCGCATCCGCAGCCTGGTTGAAAAAGCCGTGGGCTTTGACGCAACACGCGCCGACTCCATCGAGGTTTCCAACATCTCCTTTGGCAAGCCCGAAATAGAGCCTGTGCCCACCATCAGTGATACGGTCTCCACCTATTTCAAACTGATCGGCAAGCCACTGCTCAATGCTCTGCTGGTTCTGCTGTTCCTTCTGCTCATCGTCAGACCGGTCATCCTGACCATTATCAAGCCCAAGGTTTCGGGCGAGGACATGGCCGTGACCGAGGAATTGCCCCAGGGTGAAGGCCGTATGGCTCTAGCCGAAGGGTTGGACGATGAAGTCATGCAGGACATTGAAGATCAGACCAAAATCAGCGATGCCAGGGCCTATGCCGCGCAATTGGTTGATCAGAACATGGAACAGGCGGTGCAGGTTATCAAAAAATGGGTTACCAAGGGAGGTTGA
- the fliE gene encoding flagellar hook-basal body complex protein FliE yields MAINPVALKAYTNPLTNGTQETAGQASGMAQKTGGTRSFSDTIKESLGKVNDLQGTKDAMIKSFASGERQNVHELMISLQKAGMAMRMTSAVRNKVLEGYKELVKMQF; encoded by the coding sequence ATGGCTATCAATCCAGTGGCCCTCAAGGCCTATACCAATCCCCTGACCAACGGGACCCAGGAGACTGCCGGTCAAGCCTCGGGAATGGCCCAGAAAACCGGCGGCACCCGCTCTTTTTCCGATACCATCAAAGAATCCCTGGGCAAGGTCAATGACCTGCAAGGAACCAAGGACGCCATGATCAAGTCCTTTGCCTCGGGAGAACGACAAAACGTCCATGAGCTCATGATCTCATTGCAGAAAGCAGGCATGGCCATGCGCATGACCTCGGCGGTACGCAATAAGGTCCTCGAAGGGTACAAGGAACTCGTAAAAATGCAGTTCTAG
- the flgC gene encoding flagellar basal body rod protein FlgC — protein sequence MDFMTAIDIGSSGLTAERTHLNVVSMNLANANTTKGPDGLPYRRKEISFKAVPAEPTFEKQMKNALTRELHGVEVDDIRDDPRPFRRVYDPGHPDAGEDGYVNYPDINVVQEMASMMTIMRSYEACATSISTTKTMFNKALELGK from the coding sequence ATGGATTTCATGACCGCCATAGACATTGGCTCCTCAGGACTCACGGCCGAACGAACCCACCTGAACGTCGTGTCCATGAATCTGGCCAACGCCAATACCACTAAGGGGCCGGATGGGCTCCCCTATCGCCGTAAGGAAATATCCTTCAAGGCAGTGCCTGCTGAACCGACCTTTGAGAAACAGATGAAAAACGCCCTGACAAGGGAATTACATGGCGTGGAAGTGGATGACATACGCGATGATCCCCGTCCCTTCAGGCGTGTCTATGATCCAGGGCATCCTGATGCCGGGGAAGACGGGTATGTCAATTATCCGGACATCAATGTGGTCCAGGAGATGGCCTCCATGATGACCATCATGCGCAGTTACGAAGCGTGCGCAACGTCCATTTCCACTACAAAAACCATGTTTAACAAGGCCCTTGAACTGGGCAAATAA
- the flgB gene encoding flagellar basal body rod protein FlgB: MKSLFAQHMNLTEKVLDLRLQRQNVVAANIANIDTPGYKERRLEFEKELQEALQIDPQKRMTRTSSNHLPTPFAFESCQGTLIKELNPQIVQGKDSVDLDKEMSRMAKNTLLYNAMATVLKKSFDGLETTIQEASK; encoded by the coding sequence ATGAAATCACTCTTTGCTCAACACATGAATCTGACGGAAAAGGTCCTTGACCTGCGTTTGCAACGTCAAAATGTTGTCGCTGCTAATATCGCTAACATCGATACCCCGGGGTACAAGGAACGGCGACTTGAGTTTGAAAAAGAGCTCCAAGAGGCCCTTCAGATTGACCCCCAAAAACGCATGACACGGACATCTTCCAATCACCTGCCAACACCATTTGCTTTTGAGTCCTGCCAGGGAACCTTAATCAAAGAATTAAACCCTCAGATCGTCCAGGGCAAAGACAGTGTTGACCTAGACAAGGAAATGTCCCGCATGGCCAAAAACACACTCTTGTACAACGCCATGGCCACTGTGCTCAAAAAAAGCTTTGATGGACTGGAAACCACTATTCAGGAGGCAAGCAAGTAA
- a CDS encoding tetratricopeptide repeat protein, with translation MSSHLDYEINKELGECYLFMGELDKAKDYYEKAAQSNGIHPDPYLGLATIAVQQGELDSAMEMYRKAASIEPGDKALAGMGLIEMETGNTNRAFELFAQSLEKNPENMIALFGVVQLGHVCDRLEEVIPFLETYLAIDPAKHEVRYSLAGCFFALGKKDMAATHLQTILAADATHKDARELLNQLEEEV, from the coding sequence ATGAGCAGTCATTTGGATTACGAAATCAATAAGGAACTCGGCGAGTGTTACCTGTTTATGGGAGAACTCGACAAGGCTAAGGATTATTATGAAAAAGCGGCCCAGAGTAACGGCATTCACCCTGATCCCTATCTGGGTCTGGCCACCATTGCCGTGCAACAGGGCGAGCTGGACTCGGCTATGGAGATGTACCGAAAGGCCGCATCCATAGAGCCCGGGGACAAGGCCCTGGCAGGCATGGGACTTATTGAAATGGAAACCGGCAATACAAATCGGGCGTTTGAACTTTTTGCCCAGTCCCTGGAAAAGAATCCCGAGAATATGATAGCCCTTTTCGGGGTGGTCCAGTTGGGACATGTCTGTGACAGGCTCGAAGAAGTCATTCCCTTTCTTGAAACCTATCTGGCCATTGACCCCGCCAAGCATGAAGTCAGATATTCCCTGGCCGGATGTTTTTTTGCCCTGGGCAAAAAGGACATGGCCGCAACGCATCTTCAGACCATTCTGGCGGCCGATGCAACCCACAAGGATGCCCGGGAGCTGCTTAATCAGCTGGAAGAAGAGGTCTAA
- a CDS encoding IMP cyclohydrolase, translating to MELLPIRRALLSVTDKSGLPELARFLVDNGVELVSTGGTRKMLADAGLPVTPVSQVTGFPEILGGRVKTLHPCIHAGILADKDNPDHLATLEDKKIAPFDLICVNLYNFAQAVSQTMDLKSAVEQIDIGGPTLLRAGAKNFHSMTVLPDIADYPAFMQELSAHDMKVSLPFRRAMAVKTFSLISAYDRMIADYLGRDDL from the coding sequence ATGGAACTGCTTCCGATCAGGCGCGCGCTTCTCAGCGTGACGGATAAATCCGGGCTGCCCGAACTGGCCCGTTTTCTGGTGGACAATGGCGTTGAACTGGTTTCCACGGGGGGGACCAGAAAGATGCTGGCCGATGCCGGTCTTCCGGTCACCCCGGTCAGCCAGGTGACCGGATTCCCGGAGATCCTGGGCGGCCGGGTCAAGACCCTGCATCCCTGCATTCACGCCGGAATCCTGGCCGACAAGGACAACCCGGATCATCTGGCAACCCTTGAGGACAAGAAGATAGCACCCTTTGATCTCATCTGTGTCAATCTGTACAATTTTGCCCAGGCGGTTTCCCAAACCATGGATCTCAAGTCCGCCGTGGAGCAGATCGACATTGGCGGACCCACCCTGCTTCGGGCCGGGGCCAAGAATTTTCATTCCATGACCGTGCTTCCGGACATTGCCGATTATCCCGCCTTCATGCAGGAGCTGTCGGCCCATGACATGAAGGTTTCCCTGCCGTTCAGGCGGGCCATGGCCGTGAAGACCTTTTCCCTGATTTCCGCCTATGATCGCATGATCGCCGACTATCTGGGGAGGGACGACCTATAG